In Xanthomonas theicola, a single genomic region encodes these proteins:
- the acnA gene encoding aconitate hydratase AcnA yields the protein MNDSFSTRTSLEVHGKRYAYYSLPRLAERFDIARLPYSLKILLENLLRHEDGGVTVGKEHIEAVATWDPTAEPDTEIAFMPARVVLQDFTGVPCVVDLAAMRDAVVKLGGRPEQINPLIPSELVIDHSVQVDVFGKADALDLNGKIEFQRNQERYGFLRWGQKAFDNFKVVPPNTGIVHQVNLEHLARVVMTGERDGKAIAYPDTVFGTDSHTTMINGIGVLGWGVGGIEAEAAMLGQPSSMLIPQVVGFKLTGKLPEGATATDLVLTVTQMLRKHGVVGKFVEFFGEGLQHLPLADRATIGNMAPEYGATCGIFPVDAESLTYLRLSGRSEEQIALVEAYTKAQGLWHDADSLHAAYSATLELDMGQVKPSLAGPKRPQDRVLLEDMQRNFRDSLVSFAEERNKRHSDAKQEDRLKNEGGGGTAVGAKASQAESRADSGAGWRLRDGSVVIAAITSCTNTSNPAVMLGAGLLARNAVAKGLKAQPWVKTSLGPGSLVVTDYLKKAGVMDDLEQLGFYVVGYGCTTCIGNSGPLPDDVSAAIARDDLVVASVLSGNRNFEGRVHPEVKMNYLASPPLVVAYAIAGSTDIDLTTEPLGTGRDGQPVYLRDIWPSNKEIGDTIAATVGPEMFKQNYADVFKGDSRWAAIASPDGELYAWDAASTYIKNPPYFDGMTMQAGSIDDVHGARVLGLFGDSITTDHISPAGNIKKDSPAGRFLQERGVQPADFNSYGSRRGNDEVMVRGTFANIRIKNLMFGGEEGGNTLYRAPGGAQPEKLAIYDAALKYKADGVPLVVIAGKEYGTGSSRDWAAKGTNLLGVKAVIAESFERIHRSNLVGMGVLPLQFLDNENAQSLGLDGSEAFDITGLQDGASKRATVEAKKADGSAKRFQAKVLLLTPKEVEYFKHGGLLQYVLRQLAARKAA from the coding sequence ATGAACGATTCCTTTTCCACCCGCACCTCGCTCGAGGTCCACGGCAAACGCTACGCCTACTACAGCCTGCCCAGACTCGCCGAGCGCTTCGACATCGCCCGCCTGCCCTACTCGCTGAAGATCCTGCTGGAGAACCTGCTCCGGCACGAGGACGGTGGCGTCACCGTGGGCAAGGAGCACATCGAGGCGGTGGCGACGTGGGATCCAACAGCCGAGCCGGACACCGAGATCGCATTCATGCCGGCACGGGTGGTGCTGCAGGACTTCACCGGCGTGCCCTGCGTGGTCGACCTGGCCGCGATGCGCGACGCGGTGGTCAAGCTCGGCGGGCGCCCCGAGCAGATCAACCCGCTGATCCCCTCGGAACTGGTGATCGACCACTCGGTGCAGGTGGACGTGTTCGGCAAGGCCGACGCGCTCGACCTCAACGGCAAGATCGAATTCCAGCGCAACCAGGAACGCTACGGCTTCCTGCGCTGGGGCCAGAAAGCATTCGACAACTTCAAGGTGGTGCCGCCCAACACCGGCATCGTGCACCAGGTCAACCTGGAGCACCTGGCGCGGGTGGTGATGACCGGCGAGCGCGACGGCAAGGCGATCGCCTACCCGGACACGGTGTTCGGCACCGACAGCCACACCACCATGATCAACGGCATCGGCGTGCTCGGCTGGGGCGTGGGCGGCATCGAGGCGGAGGCGGCGATGCTCGGCCAGCCCTCGTCGATGCTGATCCCGCAGGTGGTCGGCTTCAAGCTGACCGGCAAGCTGCCCGAAGGCGCCACCGCCACCGACCTGGTGCTGACGGTGACGCAGATGCTGCGCAAGCACGGCGTGGTCGGCAAGTTCGTCGAGTTCTTCGGCGAGGGCCTGCAGCACCTGCCGCTGGCCGACCGCGCCACCATCGGCAACATGGCGCCGGAATACGGCGCCACCTGCGGCATCTTCCCGGTCGACGCCGAATCATTGACCTACCTGCGCCTGTCCGGGCGCAGCGAGGAGCAGATCGCGCTGGTCGAGGCCTACACCAAGGCGCAGGGCCTGTGGCACGACGCCGACAGCCTGCACGCCGCCTACAGCGCCACGCTGGAGCTGGACATGGGCCAGGTCAAGCCGTCGCTGGCCGGCCCCAAGCGGCCGCAGGACCGGGTACTGCTGGAAGACATGCAGCGCAATTTCCGCGACAGCCTGGTGTCCTTCGCCGAAGAGCGCAACAAGCGCCACAGCGACGCCAAGCAGGAAGACCGGCTCAAGAACGAGGGCGGCGGCGGCACCGCGGTCGGCGCCAAGGCGTCGCAGGCCGAGAGCCGCGCAGACAGCGGCGCCGGCTGGCGGCTGCGCGACGGTTCGGTGGTCATCGCCGCGATCACCTCCTGCACCAACACCTCCAATCCGGCGGTGATGCTCGGCGCCGGCCTGCTGGCGCGCAACGCCGTGGCCAAGGGCCTGAAGGCGCAGCCGTGGGTCAAGACCTCGCTCGGGCCGGGTTCGCTGGTGGTCACCGACTACCTGAAGAAGGCCGGGGTCATGGACGACCTGGAGCAACTCGGTTTCTACGTGGTCGGCTACGGCTGCACCACCTGCATCGGCAACTCCGGCCCGCTGCCGGACGACGTGTCGGCGGCGATCGCCCGGGACGACCTGGTGGTGGCCTCGGTGCTGTCGGGCAACCGCAACTTCGAGGGCCGCGTGCACCCGGAAGTGAAGATGAACTATCTGGCCTCGCCGCCGCTGGTGGTCGCCTACGCCATCGCCGGCAGCACCGACATCGACCTCACCACGGAGCCGCTCGGCACCGGCCGCGATGGCCAGCCGGTCTACCTGCGCGACATCTGGCCGAGCAACAAGGAGATCGGCGACACCATCGCCGCCACCGTCGGCCCGGAGATGTTCAAGCAGAACTACGCCGACGTGTTCAAGGGCGACAGCCGCTGGGCCGCCATCGCCTCGCCCGACGGCGAGCTGTACGCATGGGACGCGGCCTCCACCTACATCAAGAACCCGCCCTACTTCGACGGCATGACCATGCAGGCCGGCAGCATCGACGACGTGCACGGTGCGCGCGTGCTCGGCCTGTTCGGCGACTCGATCACCACCGACCACATCTCCCCGGCCGGCAACATCAAGAAGGACTCGCCGGCCGGCCGTTTCCTGCAGGAACGCGGCGTGCAGCCGGCCGACTTCAACAGCTACGGCAGCCGCCGCGGCAACGACGAGGTGATGGTGCGCGGCACCTTCGCCAACATCCGCATCAAGAACCTGATGTTCGGCGGCGAGGAAGGCGGCAACACGCTGTACCGCGCGCCCGGCGGCGCGCAGCCGGAGAAGCTGGCGATCTACGACGCGGCGCTGAAGTACAAGGCCGACGGCGTGCCGCTGGTGGTGATCGCCGGCAAGGAATACGGCACCGGCTCCTCGCGCGACTGGGCGGCCAAGGGCACCAACCTGCTCGGGGTCAAGGCGGTGATCGCCGAGAGCTTCGAGCGCATCCACCGCTCCAACCTGGTCGGCATGGGCGTGCTGCCGCTGCAGTTCCTGGACAACGAGAACGCGCAGTCGCTGGGCCTGGACGGTTCGGAGGCGTTCGACATCACCGGGCTGCAGGATGGCGCCAGCAAGCGCGCCACGGTGGAAGCGAAGAAGGCCGACGGCAGCGCCAAGCGGTTCCAGGCCAAGGTGCTGCTGCTGACGCCGAAGGAAGTGGAGTACTTCAAGCACGGCGGCCTGCTGCAGTACGTGCTGCGCCAGCTGGCGGCGCGCAAGGCGGCCTGA
- a CDS encoding AbrB/MazE/SpoVT family DNA-binding domain-containing protein, whose amino-acid sequence MEATVAERGQITLPKAVRDALGLSKGTILKVELDGGRIILRKSVDDAISRARGRFKLDGFASTDEAMRAIRGRAPGDPFEPDATA is encoded by the coding sequence ATGGAAGCCACCGTCGCCGAGCGCGGCCAGATCACCTTGCCCAAGGCCGTGCGCGACGCGCTGGGCCTGAGCAAGGGCACCATCCTGAAGGTGGAGCTGGACGGCGGCCGCATCATCCTGCGCAAGAGCGTGGACGATGCGATCTCGCGCGCACGCGGCCGCTTCAAGCTCGACGGCTTCGCCAGCACCGACGAAGCGATGCGTGCGATCCGCGGCCGCGCGCCCGGCGATCCGTTCGAACCCGACGCCACGGCATGA
- a CDS encoding type II toxin-antitoxin system VapC family toxin, which yields MIAIDSAVLVDLLADGPQADATEACLRQCLSNGPVVVCDIVLSEVCGALRDGAEALSVLEDMSIRFNALEAKSALRAGEMQRRFRARGGQRERVVADFLIGAHALLQCDGLITRDDGFFRDYFKGLKIIVPKPA from the coding sequence ATGATCGCGATCGACTCCGCGGTGCTGGTGGACCTGCTGGCCGACGGCCCGCAGGCCGATGCCACCGAAGCCTGCCTGCGCCAGTGCCTGAGCAACGGCCCGGTGGTGGTGTGCGACATCGTCCTGTCCGAGGTCTGCGGCGCGCTACGCGACGGCGCCGAGGCGCTGTCGGTGCTGGAGGACATGAGCATCCGCTTCAATGCGCTGGAGGCCAAGTCGGCCCTGCGTGCCGGCGAGATGCAGCGCCGCTTCCGCGCCCGCGGCGGCCAGCGCGAGCGGGTGGTGGCCGATTTCCTGATCGGCGCCCATGCGTTGCTGCAATGCGATGGCCTGATCACCCGCGACGACGGCTTTTTCCGCGACTACTTCAAGGGCCTGAAGATCATCGTTCCCAAGCCGGCCTGA
- the acnB gene encoding bifunctional aconitate hydratase 2/2-methylisocitrate dehydratase: MLEAYRHHVAERAALGIPPLPLSAQQTADVVELLKNPPAGEEQFLVELLSQRVPAGVDDAAKVKASYLAAVAFGTEHTPLISPTRATELLGTMLGGYNIHPLIALLDDPALGAVAAEGLKHTLLIFDAFHDVQEKAEAGNAHAKAVLQSWAQAEWFTSKPEVPQSLTVTVFKVPGETNTDDLSPAPDATTRPDIPMHALAMLKNKRDGAAFVPEEDGKRGPIQAIADLKDKGHLVAYVGDVVGTGSSRKSATNSVLWWTGEDIPYIPNKRFGGVCLGSKIAPIFYNTMEDAGALPIELDVSQMEHGDVVELRPYEGKALKDGQVIAEFAMKSEVLFDEVRAGGRIPLIVGRGLTAKAREFLGLPPSDLFRLPMVPADTGKGFSLAQKMVGRACGLAEGQGMRPGTYCEPKMTSVGSQDTTGPMTRDELKDLACLGFSADLVMQSFCHTAAYPKPVDVKTHHTLPAFISTRGGVSLRPGDGVIHSWLNRMLLPDTVGTGGDSHTRFPIGISFPAGSGLVAFAAATGVMPLDMPESVLVRFKGQMQPGVTLRDLVNAIPLYAIQAGLLTVAKQGKKNIFSGRILEIEGLPHLKVEQAFELSDASAERSAAGCTVRLDKAPIIEYLTSNITLLRWMIAEGYADARTLGRRIKKMEEWLADPQLLEPDADADYAAVIEIDLADIYEPIVACPNDPDDVKTLSEVAGAAIDEVFIGSCMTNIGHFRAAAKLLEGKRDIPTRLWVAPPTKMDASELTKEGHYGTFGAAGARMEMPGCSLCMGNQAQAREGATVFSTSTRNFPNRLGRNTNVYLGSAELAAICSRLGRIPTREEYMAEVGVIKTSGEQIYRYMNFDQIQDYQDVADTVAA; the protein is encoded by the coding sequence ATGTTGGAAGCCTACCGCCACCACGTTGCAGAGCGCGCCGCGCTCGGAATCCCGCCGTTGCCGCTGAGCGCGCAGCAGACCGCCGACGTCGTCGAACTGCTGAAGAACCCGCCGGCCGGCGAGGAACAGTTCCTGGTCGAACTGCTGAGCCAGCGCGTGCCGGCCGGCGTGGACGACGCGGCCAAGGTCAAGGCCTCGTACCTGGCCGCGGTCGCCTTCGGCACCGAGCACACCCCGTTGATCTCGCCCACGCGCGCCACCGAACTGCTCGGCACCATGCTGGGCGGCTACAACATCCACCCGCTGATCGCATTGCTGGACGATCCCGCGCTGGGCGCGGTCGCGGCCGAGGGCCTGAAGCACACGCTGCTGATCTTCGACGCGTTCCACGACGTGCAGGAAAAGGCCGAGGCCGGCAACGCGCACGCCAAGGCGGTGCTGCAGAGCTGGGCGCAGGCCGAATGGTTCACCAGCAAGCCGGAAGTGCCGCAGAGCCTGACCGTCACCGTGTTCAAGGTACCGGGCGAGACCAACACCGACGACCTGTCGCCGGCGCCGGACGCCACCACCCGCCCGGACATCCCGATGCACGCGCTGGCGATGCTGAAGAACAAGCGCGACGGCGCCGCGTTCGTGCCCGAGGAAGACGGCAAGCGCGGGCCGATCCAGGCGATCGCCGATCTCAAGGACAAGGGCCACCTGGTCGCCTACGTCGGCGACGTGGTCGGTACCGGCTCCAGCCGCAAGTCGGCCACCAACTCGGTGCTGTGGTGGACCGGCGAGGACATCCCGTACATCCCCAACAAGCGCTTCGGCGGCGTGTGCCTGGGCTCGAAGATCGCGCCGATCTTCTACAACACGATGGAAGACGCCGGCGCGCTGCCGATCGAGCTGGACGTGTCGCAGATGGAGCACGGCGACGTGGTCGAGTTGCGTCCCTACGAGGGCAAGGCGCTGAAGGACGGGCAGGTGATCGCCGAGTTCGCGATGAAGTCCGAGGTGCTGTTCGACGAGGTGCGCGCCGGCGGCCGCATCCCGCTGATCGTCGGCCGCGGCCTGACCGCCAAGGCGCGCGAGTTCCTCGGCCTGCCGCCGTCGGACCTGTTCCGCCTGCCGATGGTGCCGGCCGATACCGGCAAGGGCTTCTCGCTGGCGCAGAAGATGGTCGGCCGCGCCTGCGGCCTGGCCGAAGGCCAGGGCATGCGCCCGGGCACCTATTGCGAGCCGAAGATGACCTCGGTGGGGTCGCAGGACACCACCGGCCCGATGACCCGCGACGAACTGAAGGACCTGGCCTGCCTGGGCTTCTCCGCCGACCTGGTGATGCAGTCGTTCTGCCACACCGCGGCGTATCCGAAGCCGGTGGACGTCAAGACCCACCACACCCTGCCGGCGTTCATTTCCACCCGCGGCGGCGTGTCGCTGCGCCCGGGCGACGGCGTGATCCACAGCTGGCTCAACCGTATGCTGCTGCCCGACACCGTCGGCACCGGCGGCGACTCGCACACCCGCTTCCCGATCGGCATCTCGTTCCCGGCCGGCTCCGGCCTGGTCGCGTTCGCCGCGGCCACCGGGGTGATGCCGCTGGACATGCCCGAGTCGGTGCTGGTGCGCTTCAAGGGGCAGATGCAGCCGGGCGTGACCCTGCGCGACCTGGTCAACGCGATCCCGCTGTACGCGATCCAGGCCGGCCTGCTGACCGTGGCCAAGCAGGGCAAGAAGAACATCTTCTCCGGCCGCATCCTGGAGATCGAAGGCTTGCCGCACCTGAAGGTGGAGCAGGCGTTCGAGCTGTCCGACGCCTCGGCCGAACGTTCCGCCGCCGGCTGCACGGTGCGCCTGGACAAGGCGCCGATCATCGAATATCTGACCAGCAACATCACCCTGCTGCGCTGGATGATCGCCGAGGGCTACGCCGATGCGCGCACCCTGGGCCGCCGGATCAAGAAGATGGAGGAGTGGCTGGCCGATCCGCAGCTGCTCGAGCCCGACGCCGACGCCGACTACGCCGCCGTCATCGAGATCGACCTGGCCGACATCTACGAGCCGATCGTGGCCTGCCCGAACGATCCGGACGACGTCAAGACGCTGTCCGAGGTCGCCGGCGCGGCGATCGACGAGGTGTTCATCGGTTCGTGCATGACCAACATCGGCCACTTCCGCGCCGCGGCCAAGCTGCTGGAAGGCAAGCGCGACATCCCGACCCGGCTGTGGGTCGCGCCGCCGACCAAGATGGACGCCTCCGAGCTGACCAAGGAAGGCCACTACGGCACCTTCGGCGCGGCCGGCGCGCGCATGGAGATGCCGGGCTGCTCGCTGTGCATGGGCAATCAGGCGCAGGCGCGCGAGGGCGCCACGGTGTTCTCCACCTCCACCCGCAACTTCCCCAACCGGCTGGGCCGCAACACCAACGTGTACCTGGGCTCGGCGGAACTGGCGGCGATCTGCTCGCGCCTGGGCCGCATCCCGACCCGGGAGGAGTACATGGCCGAGGTGGGCGTGATCAAGACCAGCGGCGAGCAGATCTACCGCTACATGAACTTCGACCAGATCCAGGACTACCAGGACGTGGCCGACACCGTCGCGGCCTGA
- a CDS encoding protein-glutamate methylesterase/protein-glutamine glutaminase, with translation MNTDPPCRVLIVDDSAVVRQMLTEILSQAPGVEVVGAAADPILAREKIKRLNPDVITLDVEMPRMDGLAFLENLMRLRPTPVVMISSLTERGADTTLQALALGAVDFISKPKLDVARGLEEYADEIVGKVKAAARAKVRALDRPAAPRPAGSAAPPSAASTLKFRTTDRLIAIGASAGGTEALRVVLEGMPADAPAVVMTQHLPAGFSAAFADRLNRHSAMAVREASEGEAILPGHAYLPPGGKHLQVVRDGARWRCKIDDGPPVNRHKPAVDVLFQSVARNAGANAIGAVLTGMGDDGARGLLEMLQAGASTLVQDEASSVVWGMPGTAFRLGAAQEVLPLDRIAERLIALSSQAR, from the coding sequence ATGAATACCGACCCCCCTTGCCGCGTGTTGATCGTCGACGATTCCGCGGTCGTGCGGCAGATGTTGACCGAGATCCTGTCGCAGGCGCCCGGCGTCGAGGTGGTCGGCGCGGCCGCCGACCCGATCCTGGCCCGCGAGAAGATCAAGCGGTTGAACCCGGACGTGATCACCCTGGACGTGGAAATGCCGCGCATGGACGGCCTGGCGTTCCTGGAAAACCTGATGCGGCTGCGGCCCACCCCGGTGGTGATGATCTCCTCGCTGACCGAACGCGGCGCCGACACCACGCTGCAGGCGCTGGCGCTGGGCGCGGTCGATTTCATCTCCAAGCCCAAGCTCGACGTGGCGCGCGGGCTGGAGGAATACGCCGATGAAATCGTCGGCAAGGTCAAGGCCGCGGCCAGGGCCAAGGTCCGCGCGCTCGACCGCCCGGCCGCACCGCGGCCCGCCGGCAGCGCGGCCCCGCCCAGCGCCGCGTCCACGCTGAAGTTCCGCACCACCGACCGGCTGATCGCGATCGGCGCCTCCGCCGGCGGCACCGAAGCGCTGCGCGTGGTGCTGGAAGGCATGCCGGCCGACGCGCCGGCGGTGGTCATGACCCAGCACCTGCCCGCCGGCTTCAGCGCCGCGTTCGCCGACCGCCTCAACCGGCACTCGGCGATGGCGGTGCGCGAGGCCAGCGAAGGCGAAGCGATCCTGCCCGGCCATGCCTACCTGCCGCCCGGCGGCAAGCACCTGCAGGTGGTCCGCGACGGTGCGCGCTGGCGCTGCAAGATCGACGACGGCCCGCCGGTCAACCGGCACAAGCCGGCGGTGGACGTGCTGTTCCAGTCGGTGGCGCGCAACGCCGGCGCCAACGCGATCGGCGCGGTGCTCACCGGCATGGGCGACGACGGTGCGCGCGGCCTGCTGGAAATGCTGCAGGCCGGCGCCAGCACGCTGGTCCAGGACGAGGCCAGCAGCGTCGTCTGGGGCATGCCCGGCACCGCATTCCGGCTCGGCGCCGCGCAGGAGGTGCTGCCGCTCGACAGGATCGCCGAGCGTCTGATCGCATTGTCCAGCCAGGCGCGCTGA
- the cheD gene encoding chemoreceptor glutamine deamidase CheD codes for MSPAAMAADQVMRYHDTRFQTIAAKLLPTQYLVVDDDTALTTILGSCVAACLRDPLLKIGGMNHFMLPDGQVGDGAPARYGSYAMELLINDLLKRGANRGRLQAKVFGGGNVLKGFTNNPVGTRNAEFVLNYLKAEQIPVVAEDLRGIHPRKIWFFPANGRVVVQRLPHAHEEAEIAAAESAVRARLAKAPVTGAVELFE; via the coding sequence ATGAGCCCCGCCGCGATGGCCGCCGACCAGGTGATGCGCTACCACGACACCCGCTTCCAGACGATCGCGGCCAAGCTGCTGCCGACCCAGTACCTGGTGGTGGACGACGACACCGCGCTGACCACGATCCTGGGCTCGTGCGTGGCCGCCTGCCTGCGCGACCCGCTGCTGAAGATCGGCGGCATGAACCATTTCATGCTGCCCGACGGGCAAGTGGGCGACGGCGCCCCGGCGCGCTACGGCAGCTACGCGATGGAACTGCTCATCAACGATCTGCTCAAGCGCGGCGCCAACCGCGGCCGCCTGCAAGCCAAGGTGTTCGGCGGCGGCAACGTGCTCAAGGGCTTCACCAACAACCCGGTCGGCACCCGCAACGCCGAGTTCGTGCTGAACTACCTGAAGGCCGAGCAGATTCCGGTGGTGGCCGAGGACCTGCGCGGGATCCATCCGCGCAAGATCTGGTTCTTCCCCGCCAATGGGCGCGTGGTCGTGCAACGTCTGCCGCATGCGCACGAGGAAGCCGAAATCGCCGCCGCCGAATCGGCGGTGCGCGCCCGTCTGGCCAAAGCGCCGGTCACCGGAGCCGTGGAGTTGTTCGAATGA
- a CDS encoding CheR family methyltransferase — translation MATPTSSLPHPGADNRDFEFSDRDFKRVCDLIYQKAGIALAPAKRDMVYGRLSRRLRTLGLRSFHEYLDWLERDGGDEWEAFTNALTTNLTSFFREPHHFERLREELHAHAAAAPLHIWSCAASTGEEPYSLAITACEAFGTLTPPVRILATDVDTQVLATASRGVYALDRISSLDPSLKRKYFQRGSGANEGQCRVVPALRDLLQFRQLNLLEPRYDVSGPYLALFCRNVMIYFDKPTQRGILSRLIPHLDEDGMLYTGHSENYLHAADLIQPCGRTLYRRAAKVHA, via the coding sequence ATGGCCACTCCAACGTCCTCCCTGCCCCATCCCGGTGCCGATAATCGCGATTTCGAATTCAGCGATCGCGACTTCAAGCGGGTCTGCGACCTGATCTACCAGAAGGCAGGCATCGCGCTGGCCCCGGCCAAGCGCGACATGGTCTACGGCCGCCTGTCGCGGCGCCTGCGTACGCTCGGCCTGCGTTCGTTCCACGAGTACCTGGACTGGCTGGAGCGCGACGGCGGCGACGAGTGGGAGGCGTTCACCAATGCGCTGACCACCAACCTGACCTCGTTCTTCCGCGAGCCACACCACTTCGAACGCCTGCGCGAGGAACTGCACGCGCATGCCGCCGCGGCGCCGCTGCATATCTGGTCGTGCGCCGCGTCCACCGGCGAAGAGCCCTACTCGCTGGCGATCACCGCCTGCGAGGCGTTCGGCACGCTGACCCCGCCGGTGCGGATCCTGGCCACCGACGTCGACACCCAGGTGCTGGCCACCGCCTCGCGCGGCGTGTACGCGCTCGATCGCATCTCCAGCCTGGACCCCTCGCTCAAGCGCAAGTACTTCCAGCGCGGCAGCGGCGCCAACGAAGGCCAGTGCCGGGTGGTGCCGGCGCTGCGCGATCTGCTCCAATTCCGCCAATTGAACCTGCTGGAACCGCGTTACGACGTCAGCGGCCCCTATCTGGCCCTGTTCTGCCGCAACGTGATGATCTATTTCGACAAACCGACCCAGCGCGGCATCCTGTCGCGGCTGATCCCGCACCTGGACGAGGACGGCATGCTCTACACCGGCCACTCGGAGAACTACCTGCATGCGGCCGACCTGATCCAGCCCTGCGGCCGCACCCTGTACCGTCGCGCTGCCAAGGTCCACGCATGA
- a CDS encoding methyl-accepting chemotaxis protein, translating to MNFFKQLKIRDKLIFAFILITLLTVMLGTFTYSRTTLSVNELRRIRVDWVPVAQALVEVRAQLGEFRTYELEQMAQANDAEAVADYGKRMLKVRAEMAKNQAIIEKMTLGPEQAQMYAGVKEKLEAYLHTNTLMGDALRTGDIAGAQAVSDTRSRPLRRELFERIVALTAYNLVQLNREMDRTSAQLSQTKVLILALLGLTILAAAGVGWLISRGIVQQLDAARQLSQAIARGELDSVARPRSNDEVGQLMGDMLDMRNRIRQVIEAQNEMALRHEQGTISYRMDEAAFPGDYGRMVRGSNALVAAHIAVKMRLVQIVQRYAVGDLSEDMERLPGEKAVVTEAVDTVKTNLLAMSRQLKHLAESAAAGDFSARGDADRFQYDFRAMVQDLNAMMQVSDRNLGELSTLLQAIAAGDLTARMHGQFQGVFASMREDANASAGQLAAIVGRIQNVALSIDQASGEIAAGNDDLSRRTEQQAASLEETAASMEELTSTVKQNAEHARQANQLAVGAAAVASQGGAVVGQVVTTMSGIQTSSKKIADIIGVIDGIAFQTNILALNAAVEAARAGEQGRGFAVVASEVRTLAQRSAGAAKEIKGLIDASVARVAEGSALVDDAGRTMQEIVSSVQRVTDIMGEIAAASQEQYAGIEQVNRTIAQMDEATQRNAALVEEATAAAHTMQAQASQLGAAIAEFKLDPRGGTAAAPAAPAAPAAAPVRAKPRSVASAPRPAPRLRSAANPARVAAEEGQWQEF from the coding sequence ATGAACTTCTTCAAGCAACTGAAAATCCGCGACAAGCTGATCTTCGCCTTCATCCTGATCACGCTGCTAACCGTGATGCTGGGTACCTTCACCTACTCGCGCACCACCTTGTCGGTGAACGAACTCAGGCGCATCCGGGTCGACTGGGTGCCGGTCGCCCAGGCACTGGTCGAGGTGCGCGCGCAGCTTGGCGAGTTCCGCACCTACGAACTGGAGCAGATGGCGCAAGCCAACGATGCGGAGGCAGTGGCCGACTACGGCAAGCGCATGCTGAAGGTGCGCGCGGAAATGGCGAAGAACCAGGCGATCATCGAGAAAATGACACTGGGCCCCGAACAGGCGCAGATGTATGCCGGGGTCAAGGAAAAGCTGGAGGCGTACCTGCATACCAACACCTTGATGGGCGATGCGTTGCGGACCGGCGACATCGCCGGCGCGCAGGCGGTCTCCGACACCCGGTCGCGGCCGCTGCGGCGCGAGCTGTTCGAGCGGATCGTGGCGCTCACCGCCTACAACCTCGTCCAGCTGAACCGGGAAATGGACCGGACCAGCGCCCAGCTGTCGCAAACCAAGGTGTTGATCCTGGCCCTGCTGGGGCTGACCATCCTCGCCGCCGCCGGTGTCGGCTGGCTGATCTCGCGCGGCATCGTACAGCAGCTGGACGCGGCGCGGCAGCTGTCGCAGGCGATCGCCCGCGGCGAACTGGACAGCGTGGCGCGGCCCCGCTCCAACGACGAGGTCGGCCAGTTGATGGGCGACATGCTGGACATGCGCAACCGCATTCGCCAGGTGATCGAGGCGCAGAACGAGATGGCGCTGCGCCACGAGCAGGGCACGATCAGCTACCGCATGGACGAGGCGGCCTTCCCCGGCGACTACGGGCGCATGGTCCGCGGCAGCAACGCGCTGGTCGCAGCGCACATCGCGGTGAAGATGCGCCTGGTGCAGATCGTCCAGCGCTATGCGGTCGGCGACCTGTCCGAGGACATGGAGCGCCTGCCCGGCGAGAAGGCGGTCGTCACCGAGGCCGTGGACACGGTCAAAACCAACCTGCTGGCGATGAGCCGGCAGCTCAAGCATCTGGCCGAATCCGCCGCGGCCGGCGACTTCAGCGCGCGCGGCGACGCGGATCGCTTCCAGTACGACTTCCGCGCCATGGTCCAGGATCTCAACGCGATGATGCAGGTCAGCGACCGCAATCTGGGCGAGCTGTCGACCCTGCTGCAGGCCATCGCCGCCGGCGACCTGACCGCGCGCATGCACGGCCAGTTCCAGGGCGTGTTCGCCTCCATGCGCGAGGACGCCAATGCCAGCGCCGGGCAGCTGGCCGCCATCGTCGGCCGTATCCAGAACGTCGCGTTGAGCATCGACCAGGCATCCGGCGAGATCGCCGCCGGCAACGACGACCTGTCGCGGCGCACCGAACAGCAGGCCGCCAGCCTGGAAGAGACCGCCGCCTCGATGGAAGAACTGACCTCCACCGTCAAGCAGAACGCCGAGCACGCGCGCCAGGCCAACCAACTCGCGGTCGGCGCCGCCGCGGTGGCCTCGCAGGGCGGCGCGGTGGTCGGCCAGGTGGTGACCACCATGAGCGGCATCCAGACCTCGTCGAAGAAGATCGCCGACATCATCGGCGTCATCGACGGCATCGCCTTCCAGACCAACATCCTGGCGCTCAACGCCGCGGTGGAGGCCGCGCGCGCCGGCGAGCAGGGCCGCGGCTTCGCGGTGGTCGCCAGCGAGGTGCGCACCCTGGCCCAGCGCTCGGCCGGCGCCGCCAAGGAGATCAAGGGCCTGATCGACGCGTCGGTCGCCCGCGTCGCCGAAGGCTCGGCGCTGGTCGACGACGCGGGGCGCACCATGCAGGAGATCGTGTCCTCGGTGCAGCGCGTCACCGACATCATGGGCGAGATCGCCGCCGCCTCGCAGGAGCAGTACGCCGGCATCGAGCAGGTCAACCGGACCATCGCCCAGATGGACGAAGCCACCCAGCGAAACGCCGCGCTGGTCGAGGAAGCCACCGCCGCCGCGCACACCATGCAGGCCCAGGCCAGCCAGCTCGGCGCGGCCATCGCCGAGTTCAAGCTGGACCCGCGCGGCGGCACGGCGGCGGCGCCTGCCGCGCCGGCCGCGCCCGCCGCAGCGCCGGTCCGGGCCAAGCCCAGATCCGTGGCGAGCGCGCCGCGGCCGGCGCCGCGCCTGCGCAGCGCCGCGAATCCGGCGCGCGTCGCCGCCGAGGAGGGCCAGTGGCAGGAGTTCTGA